The genome window tatggtatagtggacagacagaagccactcctcagtaaaaggcacatgacagcccgtttggagtttgcaaaaaggcacctaaaggactctcagaccatgagaaacaagattctctgttctgataaaaccaagattgaactctttggcctgaatgccaagcatcacgtctggaggaaaccaggcaccgctcatcacctggccaataccatccctacggtgaagcatggtggtggcagcatcatgctgtggggatgtttttcagcgacttGGACTGGAAGaatagtcagaatcgagggaaagatgaacggagcaaagtacagagagatgctccagagcgctcagcacctcagactggggtgaaggcttgccttccaacaggacaacgaccctaagcacacagccaagacaatgcaggagtggcttcgggacaagtctcttaaggtccttgagtggcccagccatagcccggacttaaagctgatctaacatcatacccaagaagactcaaggctgtaatcgctgccaaaggtgcttcaagaaagtactgagtaaagggtctgaatacttaaacgtgatgtttcagtttttttctttctagaaacctgttttttctttgtcattatggggtattgtgtgtagatttatgtgtgaaaaaaacaatttaatcgactttagaaaaaggctgtaacgtaacaaaattttaacaaaaagtcaaggggtctgaatacttttagaATGCTATGTTCTCCTGAAACGGTCTCAGTCTGTATGTACAGTTCAATCACAGAGTCTCTTGGCTGGAAAAAAAACTACATTTAAACAGATGAGTCATTGTCTTCGTCATGTAGAGATCACTCTGCTACCAGTTCTATTTTGAGTGATGCTGTGGCTCTTCCTGGTAACTAAGCTACACTTTATAATAGCTTATTGGATGTTAGCAGTAATGATCTAGTGATGTAGAATGCCTGGCCTGTTAGATGCATGTGAATCTACGATGCTGAAATGGGTTTATAATATCTTATTGATTTGTAATAAGCATGTAATAACTATATTACCTTGTTATAGATTCTTAACAGCCACACATTGTGTTTGTTGGGCACTTGTTTGACAGCTATTTCGGCTACACACAAACTATCACAGGAAAGTACGTTTTCAACGATTCAACAATTTGAACATTTTCACAACTTCTTAAAATTGCTGCAACTCTAATTGTAAAGCAGTCAGAGGGACTTCCATATACACTGCTGCTCCTATTGAAAGATAAATGAATTGCAGTCCTGCAAGGTGGACTTATACCTTCACATTTTGTCAATAGTTTGTGAAAACTGCTCAGTCACAATGTGTAGTCATATCTGAAATCAGTCTCAACAATATAAATTCTGTTCAAAGTATATTCGCTAGGATGTTTATTTTTCCTTCAAGGCTTTCCTCATGAAGAGAGTGAGTTGTGCTCTTAGTGACATGGTTGTTTGTGGTTTAGATGCACTGAGGTGTGTGTAGAGAGCGCGTTGTGAGGACTGAAGGTCATTGCTGGGGATTTAGGGCATTCAGAACACCACAGAGATGTTTTCAGGATCCAGCTAAAAAAGAGTTTGAGACAAACTAAAACACTAGTCAATAGATGTACATTTACAGTGCGTTATGCAAACAAAAAGAGTTTTGTTACATTGAGCACAAGCCTAATATGATTGTTGCAAACTGAATCTGTGGGTGAAATTTAAGAACAGAGAAAAATATGAATGCCTCTATATGAAAGCAGATGAATGTTTTATTGGATCTAAAATGcacaacagtttttttttaacagGAGATTGACAGAATACAAGTAATTGTAACACACAATGAAAAAGCCATAGTTGTACATATAGTATAGAAAACACAAAATCAATGCAAGTTATTAGAGAGCAAAAATTGACGTTTCAGTCCATGTTTTGGCACCTCACCCCAGAATACACAGTGTCTCTCTCCATGGCGCTCCTCTGTCTCTGGGTCTTTGGCTTCTTGTGGATGACATTCAGAGCAGCGTAATGGACCGACGTGAGTGTGTCATCATCTTCTTGATCCTAAGAGGAATAGCAAAACAAATTCCAAAGACATCAGGAAATTACCTGGTATTTTGATAGAAGGACCTGTTTACAGTGTATATCTTTATGGTCTGCATACCTGATTATGAGAACTGGGGACTGCCGGACCACTTGACTGAGTTTGCGTTCCTATTAGACAAACACATGGtggaatcatcatcatcatcatcatcatacattGAATTAACCCAGTTTCATGACTAAAACATGTAATGTATACTGCACCAACAGTTTAAGCATATATTGTGGCAATGATAACACTTACCTCTACACAGCAGAGAGGTTTTCTTGGTCATCTtatacaaaacacaaccaagGACAATGATGAGGATGACACAAAGAGCCAACACTACACCCAGACAGTACACCAAGAGAACATGGTCCTCCTTACAACCATCTGTAGAAATACAGACAGTGATAGAGGAAATTCAGGACATTTTGTTCAACCAGGCATACAATTTATTCACAGCACTGTGAAAGAATGTTAGACATTTTCAGAAATGTCAGAAATATCACTAACGGTCAATGTTCAGCTTGGTCCCGTTGCCAAACAGTATCTCCCCACatgaggccacagcacagtagtaagtcccagcatcagagaggctgaggttcctcttggggaggttgtagacacagctctgtgtaggagacccagcctcagggttcttctcacactgatcactcctgtctccatgggtgtaaatgattcctggacgggattctcctgagccatgtctgaaccaatagactctgtgttctcctgcacaggtctcagtgtgtattgtacagttcagagtcacagagtctcctGGCTGGACTGACTCAGACACAGACTGCTGGATCACAGACATGCTGTTGGACCCTGAATCTAAAGAGAGTGAGTAAGATCATGGTGTGTACATTCTATTTTCCTGCTAGATTCATAAATTTAGCATTATATGAACACACTTAGGTACTGACTTAAGTTACCTTTGACAATTAAAATAGTTCCTTCTCCAAATGTGACATCACTCGCTAACATAACACCACAGTAGTATGTAGCTGAGTCCCCTGACTCTGTCTTGGAGATGGTCAGGTTACAGCtgtcaactcctctcttcacactCAAATGTTTAGTCTCATTAAAGTCCTTGGTAAAATTGTTGTAATAAAAAGCCGTTGGAGGGCGGTAATATGATGATGCCATGAGAAGAGGCTTCTGTCCAACAGTTTGCTTGAACCAAGAGATACCGATAAAATTAGATCGACAAAAGCAAATGAGAGATACACTTTGTCCAAGGTGTGTAACCATCACAGGGTCTGGTTGGATTACATTCTTGTTAAGTGCACAACCTGTGAAGCAAACaaactaaataaataaaagacaAAGGTATAGTACAGAATGatacattattatcattattcaGACTACATAGTCATTCAATTGGATTCAAAAAGACTGACATAAAAAGTACAAGGATCCACATGAATATTTCTTACTTACCAAAATTGGAGTAAAACAAAAAGATTGTCCAATATATAATCATCATTTTAATATCCTTTCTGCACTGTATATTGTGTGGGTCTGACAACGGGGCACCTTTTATATGATGACACTCATCGTGTAATCATTATGAAGTAGGAGGAAACTCTGAACTAAGGGATTCTATTGGCTGTCTGAACAGGCATAAAACATCTGATAAAAAATACAATCTAACGTGAGTCCTGTGGCATACCATAGTTAGAGCAGCCCTTCAAATGATGTAAAGTCAGAGTTACTGGTTTGTATTTTTTCATCATTTGGGTGGGTGGCTGAGACTACTGGTACATATGTCCTCTTTGACATACACAGGGGGTTTACATTGTATTTCTCACTTCATGTCTGTAGAAGGCAGTTCAAGCTTTCAGGAGGAAGTGAACTCTGGTGAGGTTGGAATCTTTTTGACAAAATATATGATCCTTTAATACCTTGTGCAGATAAGTGGTAAGAATTGGGTCATTAAACttcaaaataaaaacatgtttaaTGAACTATCACACAAGTGTAAAGGCAGCTTACAGAGTTCCATGTTACAACTATTATCATCAAAAGGAAGAGTTCAGACATTTGCAAAATCATTATATAAATGTTGTACACTTCTACAAAAACAAATATATGCAGTCAGTCAACCTCATCCACTATTAGTGAGGATTTGAGACTTCTGAAACCATCCTAGCATCAGCTTTCACACCTGCTGTTATTTTACATTTATATTAGGCAAAGCTAGGCCCCTGCAAAGGCATCGTACTGCAAATGAGAAATGTATAGTATATAATCGCCAGTTCACACGGGCACAATCAACATCAAAGTGGAGTTCAGAGGAGGGGTGGGGCTTAACTTAGAATGATGCTGATTGGATGACCCTCACATGTCACATCATGTCTTGATGACTCACACCAGAGTAGATGgttttttcctctctctgttctcactgttctctcctctgtctcctaggCTTGGTACTCTTCTTGTCAGTGAACTTCAGGGTAGTGTAGTTTAGGGCAGCATCATCACCGTGGAGCTACAGTATGGGGATGAAACACAGACTCACTCAATTCAGACTCTGGGTCAGATCAAATTCTGTGATATTTAGCTTTAATACTCTTATCTAGTCTCACTCTTGATACAGCAATTCTGCTAACCTGTTGGTCTGACGTGTTGGCATGAGGATTCCCATACTGGCTTTGCTGAGACGGGGTCCCCACTAAAAGACAACTGACGAAACAATTAAAACACTTGAATCCTCTTCTTGTTTACTAAGTAAAAGGCGTACTGCCATGTCTTATTTTCTTCCGAATTAAGAAATGACATCAGAGAACCTTTAAATACGTTGCTATGTTTGTGAGGGGGTGTTAGTTGCATGAGAAGAGAAAAAGCTGTTCATCACTACAACATAAAGATGCCTGAGTATGGCCTAAATAAATACATTCAACTTCCTTTGTCTTGATTATTGTTAAATGCTTTATTTATCATATCACAAGTAAGTCATTGTCAATGAGTTTGGAAGAGAAGCAATACACCTAATTCATTACAGTTACAGCCAATAAAATTAACAATTAAGGCTGTGTCATTCATCCTGTTCTACTGTCTGATCCCAGAGTACACCATCTCCTCCACCATGTTGGTTCTCTGTCTTCTAGACCTGTTCTTCTTGTTGCTCAGATTCAGAGATACATAATGGAGACTGTCTGCATCTTGGGCCTGTGATGAACAATTATAAAATGGGGGAAGTATTACTATATGTTTTTATTGTAACCCCTTTCATACTTCCCTTTTATGGTAATACAACATAAGAAATTCTGTTTACCCCTGCATCTGAAGAAGAGACTGCTGGACATCTTGTCTGAGAGACGGGTCCTGAAAAGAAAGACAGAAAAGATAAAGATACAACTCCTTCTTCCACTACAGATACATCTGGTGATATAAAAGGAGAGCAACTTCTCTGAAGGACTTAACCTGCTACATACGTATATCATTCATTTATTTGGTATGGACTTCACTAACCTCTAAACTGCAGACACTT of Coregonus clupeaformis isolate EN_2021a unplaced genomic scaffold, ASM2061545v1 scaf0414, whole genome shotgun sequence contains these proteins:
- the LOC123481230 gene encoding uncharacterized protein LOC123481230; this translates as MIIYWTIFLFYSNFGCALNKNVIQPDPVMVTHLGQSVSLICFCRSNFIGISWFKQTVGQKPLLMASSYYRPPTAFYYNNFTKDFNETKHLSVKRGVDSCNLTISKTESGDSATYYCGVMLASDVTFGEGTILIVKDSGSNSMSVIQQSVSESVQPGDSVTLNCTIHTETCAGEHRVYWFRHGSGESRPGIIYTHGDRSDQCEKNPEAGSPTQSCVYNLPKRNLSLSDAGTYYCAVASCGEILFGNGTKLNIDHGCKEDHVLLVYCLGVVLALCVILIIVLGCVLYKMTKKTSLLCRGTQTQSSGPAVPSSHNQDQEDDDTLTSVHYAALNVIHKKPKTQRQRSAMERDTVYSGVRCQNMD